In Haliotis asinina isolate JCU_RB_2024 chromosome 15, JCU_Hal_asi_v2, whole genome shotgun sequence, the sequence CCCAAGTAACTTAGAGACAAACTATTGTATCACTCTAGAAATACATCTTACTACGTAGCGAGTACACCCATGACAAATACATATGTATGCGTCCGTTCCCCGAGTTCCTGGAGTTTGTATGGACATGCTTTtggcgaacacctggtatcgtTAATGATTCTCAGTGGTTCATTTACATCCTCTCCACTTTTGTTTTGTCCATGTTTCTGCGGATAATGGAGAGTGGTGATTCTCCAGCACTTACGTTAACGTAAAACAAACGTCAAACAGACTTATACTAGTCCcagtttgtttaattttcaaagTAGCTACAATTATTTTGGGCGGATAACCAAAACTGTCCTTTTCTGGCATAATTTGGATTTCGGTCAAGAGAAATGTGAACTATGTGAACTCGAATTTATTGTATATTCCTGCCTTTTGTGAATactgtttaaaaaataataagaaAGAACGTTAAATTGGATTTTTTGACGTTCACGTTTTATGATTTAACCAAAGCAGTACGCATTGATTTTCCCCATAGCACCCCGTAACATGACACCTGGACATGCAGAGTCAACCGAACTGCAAGTCGTGTACAATATAAACATACCAAGAGCGTCTGGCCCAAATGGTACTACAAAATAAACACCAAACTTGGCACTCTTGACATAAGTGATCTGAAAAGTCATCACTCTTCTCCCGAGATTTATATAAAACCGAACAACATTTTCTAAATCCTGATCTACAAATAGGTGCATTCCTATTTTATGACGATAGCGAGCAGGCTTTGGAAATTTTCCTCGCTTGATAGCATTCTGACATGAACGATGTACACTTTCCCAACATATAATGCATTCTGTTAATGTGGCACATCTGTTGTCTACATAGTCAGATCACATCTACATACTTACCAAAAGAGCAAGTTCGGACAGTATCAGATTTGCGTAGTTTCCAACAGACATAAAATAGCATTAGCAAAAGTGTGGGCAGCTCATTTGATAAGAAAAACGTATTTTGGTGGTATTTACAGCGTAAATAAATGGTTTATGTTGGGACGTTGATCGACTCCAAGGCTTTTACTACTCCTGAAAGCATGGCATATTTCTTGACGCAAGCATTTGATCTGAAACTTTAAATCAAATTTCGCACAACAAACCTTGCCATTAACAGTATATTGAGATAAAGGCAGTCATGACTTAACCTGATTGTTTTGTCTCCGTAGGGATTCAGCTCTAAAGTTCCGGCTGTTCAACATTTGTCGCGATGAGTGACTCAACTTTCTGTGTCAATGTAGTATCAAAGTCGTATTACTTTGGATTGCAATATAGTCTTCATGTGATATCTCTGTGTCACTGTACcgatgttgggaatcgaacccagccCTTTGAGTTTACATAATCAGCGTTTTACTCTTGAGGCTTCTCGGAGTATCCCGACTGATGGGGATTAGCTGACTATGACTACTCTGATCGGCATTGCGTTAATATACcaaacagcaaaaaaaaaagcaaaaacgcAACAATTATTAATGGAATTCATGGAGGGGTCCTCTTACCACCCGCCTCTGGGCCAGACTCCATTAATTGCAATCCGCCTTAaatcagctggaatgttgctgagaatGCAGTAGAGCTAATGTCAAATTTTGGGACAGACAAATTACTGGTATGTGTTACAGCATCCCCATGGAATACGATGCTCTGTGTAGGAAGTCACAGACCATCCGGCGTATTGTATTCAATTCTAAGGCAACTGAGTGCCAGTTCGTATACCCCTGGGTCTCTTACTTACGATAAAAAGTCATGGTCCAAGGTGAAATAGTAATTGTAAGTTCTCATAATGGGCACAGTTAGATTGGCGTTTCTGTAATTCACTGCATGTTATTGTATAATGATTAACAGTTAGGTTGTTAAAAATGGGAAATGACGtcatattttgttacaaaaaaggtaaaatgtgaatgatGACGACGGATAACTCACTGTTATCAGTCGATTTCTCATCTACATCAGAGTCTCCATGGTGATATACTCTGTGATATACTAACGCAAGTGGTATACTCTGTGATATACTAACGCAAGTGATATACTCGGTGATATACTAACGCAAGTGATATACTAGTGCTCAGTTATGtcatcactatacatgtacacactgaaAACCACTTCGCTTCAGTTTCTGAAGTGTtcataaatacacatttaaatgtataaaatgAGGAAAATAATAGTAGCAGTAAAGTACCAGTGTCGGTCCCGTTCAATTGTCATGGACTTACATACAGAACTCTTGGTTCACTGATGATCCAACGAGAACAGTAGCAGTGTATCATACAGAAACAAGATTCAATTGACCTCGCAATGTTAGCCTTTTGTATCAACGAAAGTATGAAAATATCGTGCAGTTTTAACTCTCTCCAAATGTCAAATGTCATCAGTCTCTCATAATCAGCATTTTTGGTTCTGGCatcacagaaaaaaaaacattgcatCGCTCCTCAAAGAGCAGATGGGACATAGCGCAGAAACACCATAATGCTTCCTGTAATTCTGACGTCCAGACAAAATTCCTGTGCCAATAACTGGACATTTGTTGATCTAACGTGCATCTCATATCGTAACTTAATACTGTTAACATTTTCACTCATGACTGCGCCCCTGGCGAACATGACTCATTGGTCACGTCGCTTGATGTGATAAATAAGTCATTAATTACATAAATGAACATTCCGGAAATAATGTGACATAGTAACTAAACGAATTCACCATCAccaataaaactaaactgataATTCGGAGGGAAAGAGTCGCTgcacgttgtgtgtattatggacCGTATTTCTATTTTGAACAATTGACTTGCCGTTGCATGTGTTTACGAAGTGTATCTCTAGTGGGGCAAAAAGCTTACCGCCATGATAAATATAGAAGTATACCAAATTAGGAATGTCACTATCCAAGCACTACAACAATAACGTCTATCAGAACACTAATTGTGCGTGGAGAAATTGACATGAACAGTTGACTTGCATTTGCGTGTATTTATGACGTTCCTACCAACAGAGCGGGACATGCTTACCTTATGTTATTAAGTATTTACCCTATTCGTGAGTACCTGTGTAACCACTGCCTTTATGTGGCCCATTCATATGCTGTGTAATTTCTGTTGTTCCTTCTAAGTCCATTCGATTCTGTTTCCACAGATTAATTAACTAATTGGCTTTGACGATGGACATGTATTCACATCTCGACATTTCAACTGTTATAAGCTCAATTTGATTCTTCAGGCCTTGCGGGTTCTTCAGACCTTCGAATTCTTTGGGAGTTCGTCCTAACAGAATATCCTttattattgtatattgtaaTCAAAGCTGTATATAATAAtgctctctctgtctgtctgtctctctctctctctttctgtctctcctctctctttctctcctctctctcactGACAGAGTTATAGAGTTATTAATATTATCTTTGTGTTTTCAGTGTATGGCGTGTGGTCCTGGTGGTAGGGGACAATGTGTAGGACCGAACATTTGCTGTGGAAGTGACATTGGGTGTTATTTTGGAACCCAAGAAGCCAGTATTTGCCAAAAGGAAAACGAAAGCTCAACACCATGTGTAATACGTGGAGCAACCTGCGGGTCAAGGGGTCAAGGTCACTGTGTATCCGAGGGAATGTGCTGTGATGAAGGTGAGTTTCTCCGTCAACCGCTGTCGTTGACTAAGCGTAGTACTTATTTAGTTTCTCtagtccgtgaagatccgggttagaattgattttagTAACTAACGACTAGCGACTAGTGGGATCGGAGGGTCAgatcgctgaattggttgacaatGTCACCTTATTccaattgcgtaggtcgataatcactggattgtctggtcaagaatcggttatttacagaccgtatggctggaatactgccgtgtgtggcgttaaacaataacaacaacgaGCAAAGCAAACCAGCATTACTTACTCAATCTAAATCCGAGTTTCGTTATATCTATTgaagttgttttaattttaatttaaaGATTGGACGCCCATTGCTCGGCGGGTTACATCCCATGGATTTCAGATGATCTTGGTTTCGAACCCCAGATTAACTCTATTATAAGTATTGCTCTGTCGGCACAATAGTTGTCTCTGTCAGCGTGGAATAGTTTCACCATTATGCCAAAAACCTATCAGACTCAAAATATTAATCTGACACACTGCAATGAGTGGCGTGGCGCAGTGGCGTGAAGCTAATGTCACTTACATGAAGAATGATCTTAAATATTTCGCACTTAATAACATAGCCTcttatgattttatttattttttcagagGCATGTTCCTTTAACTCACGATGTGATGTTCGAGCTAGAGATCAGCCTACGTCCAAAGCAGATTTGATTAAACTTGTACAACAGCTTCTTCGCTCAAAAAACTACGACTGAGAGAAATAATGCTGCGTCGCTACATTATGTGACGTGCTCGAGAACAGAGAGTGACAAAGACTCCGCGAATACTGCCAAACACAGGAAAAGACACCACCTACACGCTCGCCTTGGCGTACCCCTGCATTTACATCATTCGTGTGTGACGATGGagattaatatatatatatatatatattctttaaagCAACGTTATCATGGAGATGTCATTCTTGAATCAAGGAAATATACAGCTTGGATCATATGCTTTTGTTGTAGCATTGAATGTCCTTGATTAGATTCGCTTCGTTTATTAAAACTTATTATATTATAATACATAATTCTATGATAATATTTAGATTAGATGTtgatttcaaaatttgattttggCAATTATAGATCATATCGGGTGTTCTTTACCCTTTTACTTTTAAATCaatgttttttttgtaatgtataaaatgaagaaaataaatcAACGCCGGTTATAGGATATAACAGGACAATGAAACCACGTGTATATTCCTAACTATGTTTCCTTGATTTGTGGTACCGAACAAGCATCACATATGAATCATGCGCATTATTTCTCTCTACAGCCCAATAGATTATATCGCCCCTAGATAAGCTGTATTTGGTTGTGTTGTACTGAGCGACTATGATACACGtatttgagatgaccccatcaAGAACTTGTTGCAAGACCCTAAACAAAGACGCATCACAGGCGATAGCAGACCCCCTATCATGTGGACTGATAAGAATGTGAAATCTGTTGTAACACGCATGTTATGCTACCAGAAGCTCTCAAGGTCAAGAGAATTATCGGATTATAAGTGAACATAAAGACGTGATGATTTTAGTTGTAAAAAGTGTTTTGTCAGAACCATATAGTGTTTATCATCCAGCAACAATAAAGATTCTTTATAGAAGCAGCCCACGTTTTTCTTTATTACAAGCATCTAGTGCCGGTGTCATGACgtcagtgaaacaaaacacacgaCCTGTTCTTTGCTGCTTGCAAGATTGATTCTTATTCATTATTCAATATTAATATGAGTTTTGGCCCTTtttgcagttttgttttgttttttaaattgaCCCTATCTCATTCACAGTTTGTGAAGTATGGACGCTTTTGCATATTGTTGTTTCAAAAGTTATCTTTCGCAAAGCCTCGGTAATTTCCGCATGCTTCGGAAAAAATCTAAAACCTGCTCCACTGTGCATTTCTTCTCGACAGAGCCCACTCATGTAATGGCGGATCAATGACGGCGGACCACGCTGACAACGGACAGGCTCGCCATTACGCCTTCTTTGTTGCATCAACATAAGTCATCGTGAAAAGAGGGATATGTGTGGCCCCACTTTCTAATGCAGGTTTCTGGTTTTAGGTTTCATATAAAATACCGATTCTATCATTCGCATATTAATCAACTAACTCCATGGCGGCCGTCATATTGCATCAAAGTCGATGTAACACTTGTTTTGATTAGATAGacaaaagggagataactcgcaACTTACGGTGGTAAACGTCAAAATTGCATGGATATCATTCGCACATATGAAATCTCCCCCATGGCTAGTGCTTAACACTCAACAAGTAATGGTGAATAATTACttgtcatattttgtaaaaGTGTTACTGACAAGCACACTGTACAATACTATGAAATCAAAGCACAGACTCATATACTGACGCCAAGATCTTATGCCATCTCGTTCACGAATGGAAAGTCAAGATAAAGAGAGATGAAGCGTTTGTTAGAGAACCAAGCTCCCAACTGATgcacgattattctttcagctCACAGTAGGAATATAGATGGTCAAGAACACAAATGACCATCCATACTTCCACCTTTATAACCAATCAGACAGCTGCTCTCATTAACTGCCGAACAGCTTGTCACTTTAAGTAACATGTACACAATCAGCCATAGTGTGTATTCCAATGGGAACACATCACTACAGAGTCACGCTTGTTCTTGCCGATTTAATGAGTCTTTACGAGCTTTCCTGGAGCAGCGGGTTGGGACTGTTTAAAAGCTTTCAAACCATTCATGTAATTAAATAGACATAACACTGATGTTACTTCAGTTCACTGTGGAGCTCTGTGTTTGAGCATTTTAAATGCCAGTGCGTGTGGCACGACTTTAATTTGCTTTGGAAATTAGTTCACAAGAGAATGAAACGATGACTTTGGAATATGAATGAGAATAAGCCGTGTCCGTCGTGACAAGTTCACCAGAATGATTTGATTCCGTTCTACCAGGTTTTGGGATTAAGGATGTCTGCCAGTTGATTTCGAGTTGACTGTGAAACTCATGCGTTGGTGGACTCTGATGTCATTGGTCATTAAATCGTCCATAGTAACCCATGCAGCCGGAATTCGTTGTCAAATTGTCAGGATTCAACGTGTCACAGTAAAGGGTATTAAATCGCATTTTATGACGTTATCCCGATACTTAGAGCAAACATGAATCGATAGCTATAACATTCTGGGTTGTTCTATATACTGACGGTTTTGATTAGCATTGATAATAAACATCATATATGTAACATTGTGCTTGGCAGACCATTTGATACGTCAACTATATGTTAAAAGGGACCTTATATGTTGAAAGGGTCGTAAAATAAGATTCATTCACTCGCTTTGACACACATGAATATAACAACTAAAATAATAGCATGTACGTAACATATCTGTTACATAACATTTGATAGACAATGTGTGTAACATATCTGTTACATAACATTTGATAGACAATGTGTGTAACATATCTGTTACATAACATTTGATAGACAATGTGTGTAACATATCTGTTACATAACATTTGATAGACAATGTGTGTAACATATCTGTTACATAACATTTGATAGACAATGTGTGTAACATATCTGTTACATAACATTTGATAGACAATGTGTGTAACATATCTGTTACATAACATTTGATAGACAATGTGTGTAACATATCTGTTACATAACATTTGATAGACAATGTGTGTAACATATTCGTCCTGGAATGGAGCTATGTTAGTGgattgttattattatgattttAAAAGCGGCCCAAACTCCAGTTCATTCACTTACTTTaacccatatatatataaattaaaaatgaaaatagcaTGTGGTCGACATCTGTATGCCATGATATTTCACGGTCGCCGTGATTGGAAACAGTTTCACAATGGTTAATTTAGAACAACAGTCTAGGCAGTCCTTGGGCAGTGTTGAGTCCACTACCGTCCACATCCTGCTGACATGGGCTAACGGTGGACACCATACTGGGCTTTGCGAACCTTCGTCCGGGACTGCTCTCACTCCAATATTTTAGACGATTATTATcaaagagttcagtgtttgggGCTCGATGCGGTTAGTATGGCGGCAGCTTTCAACAGAATGCTTTAATTATAATGCTAACCCCTGACCCTTCTCACAAAAGTTCATGGTACGAGTCATCTGCTGGTCATTCGGCAATGGTATCTACCTACACATTGTCAACTTGGATGAAAAAGTACATTGGAACTGATATTGTAGAGGGtgacattcatttctgtgaccTGAAAACTATCGACTCTTTCTCTCCAAAACAAGGCTAAATTCTGTCCAAAGCCTATGACCTTAACTGAAATACAGCGTTGTCCTGGTAAACGAAGATGTGATGCGGGTATAGTAActgttcattcactcactcactcactcactcactcactcacactgctACCTCATTGCATGATGATATGCAGTTgaactttttttctttttttttgagtCACGTTGTTAACGGTCACATCATTGTAACAGGGATGATGTAATAAGATAGTCCCATGACCTATGACACCTGGTCCGCTTTGCAGATTCGCCTCCCTTAGTTATGTCAGGATCCACGGGTTCGTAATTACCACTGATTAATATCTTGGACCATTTCCGTGACCAGTCAAAATAATTTCATCGGTCTTTTCCTGAAAGAGTTTTGACTGCTTATGTTTAACCAGTGAGATGCAACCAGTCACTCACGGCTTTCCATAAACTATTCAAACGCTTGCTTTGAAGTTGTATCCATGGACTTTCTAAGACAGACAAAAGTTCAAAAGTCGTGTGagacaaaatgaaaaaggaattaCCAGTTTTAAACTACTCTCAGAATCAACACGTGTGGTGAGGTAAATGAATTTCAACTTTGTGAATATTGCACTTATGTAGCGTGTATATGCACACCTGGCACATGTTTGAAGTATTCCGAACGAACATTACATACGTGATTTCAATATGGATACCTCACCCACACgtatgagtgactgagtgacgtaggttagtgagtgagtgagtgagagtgagtgagcacgGTTTCCGCAATATTTAGCAATATACactatttaaaaaaagaaacgcataggcgatttgtaaatttaaaatgtatTAATTATCTATCATGTTGATAATGTGATTTTACACACTTTCACAAGTACAAAATCGAtaacaggcagacctcgagttaccactgcagcccaagatcggtacatccgggtactacagttgcgtgatcgtatTGCCACGGGTGAAGGCACAGCAGCCAAAGTGCCTGGgcttcagaggatatccggtcaagttgtacggaacaggttgaaagagattggtctgagactCCGCAAACCCGACGCCGAGGttgtgctacgtcgtcaccatcgcgctcaaagTCTCCGTTATCTAAAGGTATCCACTTGATTGTAAAAAAAAAGGGTTTAgtatatttcagcaacaccaGATAcaccacattgtacccatgtgaggaattggaCCTTCGTTGTAACGAGCcggtgctttaaccactgggctacactACTGCCCCTATGTGGTGATCAAAAAATGCCGAGCCTTTAACTCCTTATCTCAACACAATTCAACTCAAAGGCATTATGTGTTAAAATGGAAACGTTCTGAATGTATTTAGTGAGAACTCTTTCTTAAATCTTGAAAATCAGCTAACGGACGCATAGCACAAAACTGAGTATAGATATGACAGAGAAAATATGACAGTTTCCTGTCCGCACGGTTATTTGACATTGTTATAGCTATGGAGTTTGTGAAAAAGAAGGAACGGTTTGGTCTTACCTTGAATCATGGCTGGTCTGTTTTTACTTGAACTTTACTTGTCAAAGTACCAAGATTGCTGAAATGTGGATGAAATACGACTGTGAACAGACAGCATCTGTTAACacattgtgaaaacatggaGCTTCTGTGAACGTTCTAATACATTGCCTTCTTATGCTTTAAACAttggctgttgatcactggattgtccagactattgctgagtgcggcgggtaactaaactcactcacttactagaTCAACTGTTCTCTTTTCTATTTTTCACAAACTACGAATTTTGGACAAATTTCCAGACAATCTGTTCAAATAACATGTACCTTTAGTGTACGTTAAGCTTTACATCTGTCTGTGTATCTCTGTATAAATCTGATATTCAGGCCCACTAAATCAAAGGGAATAACAAAAAGAATAATACTAATAGATACaagcgacaaaaccctgtcCACAGTCATAGGAAATCACTGCTAAAAGAAGGATAAAGTGCAGGATTCCAGCTACAAAATGTCAATAATTGATGTTATGAATCGCTCTTAAATAGTAAAGATACAAGGTGTTGGCGAAAGGTCTGTCCTGTCCCAAAGATAACAACAAGTAACACATCACAGTCGTCTTGGCTCACACTGCACATCCTCGTTCTGACATTTGATGGATTCACTGGAACCAAAGACCTTGTTTCATAACGACTGATCGATATTCCCAGCACTTTGTTTCATCACTCTGATACGTTGTATTCATATCAGTTCATTTCTTCCTCGTTAATTTGTTAAAATGATATGAAAGTACACGTATTTTATTGCTTCTTTTGTGAGTGACTTCAAGTGTAGTTCGCCTTTCACaatgtcccagcaatatcaaaacgggggacaccagaaatgggcttcacgcactgtacccatgtaatgAATCAAACCTGGTTTTTCTGCATTACGAGCGAACACTATAACCACCTGGCCACCCCACTCGTTGTACTTCTTTAAGCGGGATTAAAAAAGCTGATACAGGGAGGAAGAACATGTTTCATGGATTGACAAATCTAAATGTATTGGATTCAATTTGATTTTAAAACAACTTACTCTTTTTGATAACATAGCGC encodes:
- the LOC137265345 gene encoding conopressin/neurophysin-like, with translation MVSASAMQVSAIVVLFGCVISGTLACFIRNCPPGGKRGLDMSGHNARECMACGPGGRGQCVGPNICCGSDIGCYFGTQEASICQKENESSTPCVIRGATCGSRGQGHCVSEGMCCDEEACSFNSRCDVRARDQPTSKADLIKLVQQLLRSKNYD